Proteins found in one Panicum hallii strain FIL2 chromosome 4, PHallii_v3.1, whole genome shotgun sequence genomic segment:
- the LOC112890502 gene encoding uncharacterized protein LOC112890502, with protein MAAPWVILRRFLGVVPKHAEAEHPAAISTALRAPPRVTILGVGPSARPGKVPYLVAAGPSGLLICFSVGEAPIETDDLIVAREFLAPADPSRQPTTGSAERIPRRPGSMPVTCNLRSLGLTPGLFPGDYVITELQVAKRSDRAKLLRFFSAERLWLDTNLFNPLSAVDADREWAPSGVVAHEGKLWFLDLSWGILSCDPSTILPVLRFHDLPPGRYIHEPKPFLHTIRCVSVSNHMLRYVDIARDLDLDGRVAERKVSVWTAIPDPDCGDGDHGIRWLKTYEMGFKEIWNDASYRETQLPAKIPEIVLVHPKHPNVVYFFLRKSLFGVDVPAHRVVGFVMDAHKLVAPGCRRCVLPWDLPASIANGLVEAIVPFQDQCGSSATTPGTSD; from the exons ATGGCTGCGCCGTGGGTGATCCTACGCCGCTTCCTCGGCGTCGTCCCCAAGCACGCGGAGGCGGAGCACCCCGCCGCCATCTCCACTGCGCTcagggcgccgccgcgggtcACCATCCTCGGCGTGGGCCCGAGCGCCCGCCCCGGCAAGGTGCCCTACCTCGTCGCCGCAGGTCCCTCCGGTCTCCTGATCTGCTTCTCCGTCGGCGAGGCCCCCATCGAGACCGACGACCTCATCGTGGCGCGGGAGTTTCTCGCGCCCGCAGACCCGTCGCGCCAGCCGACCACGGGGTCCGCGGAGCGCATCCCACGGCGCCCCGGGTCCATGCCCGTCACATGCAACCTCAGGAGCCTCGGGCTCACTCCCGGGCTGTTTCCCGGCGACTACGTGATCACGGAGCTCCAGGTCGCCAAGCGCAGTGACCGCGCCAAGCTcctccgcttcttctcggcagaacGCCTTTGGCTCGACACGAACCTGTTCAACCCGCTCTCCGCCGTGGACGCTGACCGGGAGTGGGCTCCCTCCGGCGTGGTCGCCCACGAAGGGAAGCTCTGGTTCCTCGACCTCTCGTGGGGGATCCTCAGCTGCGACCCAAGCACCATCCTGCCCGTCCTGCGCTTCCACGACCTCCCGCCGGGCCGCTACATCCACGAGCCCAAGCCGTTCCTCCACACCATCCGCTGCGTCAGCGTGAGCAACCACATGCTGCGGTACGTGGATATCGCCCGTGACCTCGATCTAGACGGCCGCGTCGCCGAGAGGAAGGTGTCTGTGTGGACGGCGATCCCCGACCCCGACTGCGGCGACGGCGACCACGGCATTCGGTGGCTCAAAACGTACGAGATGGGGTTCAAGGAGATCTGGAACGACGCCAGCTACCGGGAGACCCAGCTGCCGGCGAAGATCCCTGAAATCGTGCTCGTGCACCCCAAGCACCCCAATGTGGTCTACTTCTTCCTACGGAAGAGCCTCTTTGGCGTCGACGTGCCTGCGCATCGGGTCGTGGGGTTCGTCATGGACGCCCACAAGCTCGTGGCGCCGGGCTGCAGGCGCTGCGTCCTCCCTTGGGACCTGCCAGCCTCGATTGCCAACG GTCTTGTGGAGGCCATTGTTCCTTTTCAAGATCAATGCGGATCATCAGCAACAACTCCGGGGACGAGCGACTGA